The following proteins are encoded in a genomic region of Streptococcus sp. 29892:
- a CDS encoding glycerophosphodiester phosphodiesterase family protein, which yields MKTGKKVSTSWAFRGRIVWLFTKYQLLSKGLLALVIYPLYSFAIDTFLALSGRTGISSGDYVSFLLSFQGLGFLLATLVMMVILIGLDVNTFILTSALVKEEKIEMTARHMLWLGLTSLKSLFSPAGLLLMVYVSLIFPLLGLGVTIGPMRQFQIPNFITSVIYANPLYLSLYIGVLLLLTYLSYRLMFTFHYVLIGGKAIGSAIRSSLDLTKKYGRALIKRLVGIFVKNGLVYFLPLFVALVALLAYVLASQAEQTNQSRLYLLFILLVVVDIVSFLTFLFPPMMLYRVTDAFYDYEAAEGRSPAVTLSTKASKWREDILPTIRLRTKFLVTGLILFILAGNFGFAYLLVQHFDTIFRVNREIALVAHRGGGDLGAENTIAGILAAAEEGVAWSEIDIQRTKDGHYVLNHDGDFQRVAGDSRSSSEMTLAEIQDLQVADAFDSSRPAQPVPTIEEVIEASKGKIGLFIELKGKTADKQMVDDIVAMVKAYGVEEEVALLSLDYKLIAYIEETYPEMVSGYLYYFSIGQTEDLQGDYLIMEEAEASPEKVADLKAQGKKVIVWTVNTEESIQRFVNSEVDGIITDYVLDVKAGIKARDERTDFEVIVDSVLGE from the coding sequence ATGAAAACAGGAAAGAAGGTTTCAACCAGCTGGGCCTTTCGTGGTCGGATCGTCTGGCTTTTCACTAAATACCAACTGCTGAGTAAGGGACTATTGGCTCTAGTTATTTATCCCTTGTATTCCTTTGCCATTGATACTTTTTTAGCTTTATCAGGGCGGACAGGGATTTCCAGTGGGGACTATGTGTCCTTTCTCTTGAGCTTCCAAGGGCTTGGCTTTCTTTTGGCGACCTTGGTCATGATGGTGATTTTGATTGGTTTAGATGTCAACACCTTTATCTTGACCAGTGCTCTTGTAAAGGAAGAAAAGATTGAAATGACCGCCCGGCACATGCTCTGGCTGGGCTTGACCTCGCTTAAGTCGCTCTTTAGTCCAGCAGGTCTCTTGCTCATGGTTTATGTATCCTTGATTTTCCCGCTCTTGGGACTGGGTGTCACTATTGGCCCTATGCGGCAGTTCCAGATTCCCAACTTTATCACTTCGGTGATTTATGCCAACCCTCTTTATCTATCGCTTTATATAGGGGTTCTCCTGCTATTGACCTATCTGAGCTATCGACTGATGTTCACCTTCCACTATGTTCTCATTGGTGGGAAAGCGATTGGTTCAGCTATTCGCTCCTCTCTTGACCTGACAAAGAAATACGGTCGAGCGCTCATCAAGCGACTTGTCGGGATTTTTGTGAAAAATGGCCTTGTCTACTTTTTACCTCTCTTTGTTGCCTTGGTAGCCCTGCTTGCCTATGTTTTGGCCAGTCAGGCAGAGCAGACAAATCAAAGTCGTTTGTATCTCTTGTTTATCCTCCTTGTAGTCGTGGATATTGTCAGCTTTCTGACCTTCCTCTTTCCGCCGATGATGCTTTATCGAGTGACGGATGCCTTCTATGATTACGAAGCGGCTGAAGGACGGTCTCCTGCAGTCACTCTTTCGACCAAGGCCAGTAAGTGGCGGGAGGACATCTTGCCGACCATTCGTCTGCGTACCAAGTTTTTGGTGACCGGATTGATTCTCTTTATCTTGGCAGGAAATTTTGGCTTTGCTTACTTGTTGGTGCAGCATTTTGACACGATTTTCCGTGTAAATCGTGAGATTGCCTTGGTCGCTCACCGTGGTGGTGGTGACTTAGGTGCTGAAAATACGATTGCAGGTATTTTAGCAGCTGCGGAGGAAGGGGTGGCTTGGTCTGAGATTGATATTCAACGGACCAAAGACGGTCACTACGTCCTCAACCATGACGGTGATTTCCAGCGTGTTGCTGGGGACAGCCGCAGTTCCAGTGAGATGACCCTGGCTGAAATCCAGGACTTGCAGGTTGCGGATGCTTTTGACAGTAGCCGTCCAGCCCAGCCTGTTCCCACGATTGAGGAGGTTATCGAAGCAAGTAAAGGCAAAATTGGCCTCTTTATCGAACTGAAGGGGAAAACAGCAGACAAGCAAATGGTGGATGACATTGTTGCCATGGTCAAGGCCTATGGTGTTGAAGAGGAAGTGGCTCTGCTGTCTTTGGACTACAAGCTGATTGCCTACATCGAAGAAACCTATCCTGAGATGGTATCTGGCTATCTCTATTACTTCTCTATCGGTCAGACAGAAGACCTGCAGGGCGATTATCTGATTATGGAAGAGGCAGAAGCTAGTCCAGAAAAGGTTGCTGACCTAAAAGCCCAAGGCAAGAAAGTCATCGTCTGGACAGTCAATACGGAAGAATCCATCCAACGCTTTGTCAATTCGGAAGTTGACGGTATTATCACCGACTATGTTCTTGATGTCAAGGCTGGCATCAAGGCGCGTGATGAACGGACGGACTTTGAAGTCATTGTGGATTCGGTTCTGGGTGAATAA
- a CDS encoding M13 family metallopeptidase, producing the protein MTRLQDDFYEYVNGEWAKTAVIPDDKPRTGGFSDLADDIEKLMIDTTNAWLAGENVPEDSVLQNFVAFHKQVADYETRDRLGAEPAQALIAEYKALNSFEEFTSKLAEYELAGKPNLMPFGVAPDFMDATTNVLWADSLGIILPDTTYYEEGHEKGAELLKIWRESQEALLPKFGFSDEEIKDLLDKRLELDATIAKYVLSNEEGSEYAKLYHPYEWADFTALAPELPLDDFFTAILGQTPDKIIVPEERFWQAAKDIYSTDNWELLKATLILKAAGAYTAFLSDEIRILAGAYSRALSGTPQAQNQEKAAYNLAQGYFNQALGLWYAGEKFSPEAKADVEAKVAKMIEVYKSRLETADWLAQETRDKAIVKLNVIKPYIGYPEALPERYYKKLVDPGKSLVENAIELNKIDIAHGWSKWNKPVDMKEWGMPAHMVNAYYNPQKNLIVFPAAILQAPFYSLEQSSSANYGGIGAVIAHEISHAFDSNGASFDEHGSLNNWWTEEDYAAFEARTQQVIDQFEGQDSYGAKINGKLTVSENIADLGGIAAALEAAKSEDDFSAEEFFTNFARIWRMKARPEFMQMLASVDVHAPGHLRTNIQLPNFDEFHETFGVQEGDGMWRAKEDRVIIW; encoded by the coding sequence GATATTGAAAAACTCATGATTGACACGACAAACGCATGGTTGGCGGGAGAAAATGTCCCAGAAGATAGCGTTTTGCAAAACTTTGTAGCCTTCCACAAGCAAGTGGCTGACTATGAAACCCGTGACCGTTTGGGAGCAGAGCCTGCCCAGGCTTTGATTGCAGAGTACAAGGCACTCAACTCTTTCGAAGAATTTACCAGCAAATTGGCGGAATACGAGTTGGCAGGTAAGCCAAACCTGATGCCATTTGGCGTAGCACCTGACTTTATGGATGCGACCACCAATGTCCTCTGGGCAGATTCTCTAGGCATTATCCTGCCAGATACAACTTACTATGAGGAAGGGCATGAAAAAGGAGCAGAATTGCTCAAAATCTGGCGTGAAAGCCAAGAAGCCCTCCTACCTAAGTTTGGTTTCAGCGATGAGGAAATCAAGGACCTCTTGGATAAACGTTTGGAACTAGATGCCACGATTGCCAAGTATGTTCTGTCAAATGAAGAAGGTTCTGAGTACGCCAAACTCTATCATCCGTACGAGTGGGCAGATTTTACTGCCTTGGCACCAGAATTGCCTTTGGATGATTTCTTCACAGCGATTTTAGGTCAAACGCCAGACAAGATTATCGTGCCTGAGGAACGTTTCTGGCAGGCTGCCAAGGACATTTACAGTACGGATAATTGGGAGCTTTTGAAGGCGACCTTGATTTTGAAAGCAGCTGGCGCCTATACAGCCTTCCTGTCGGATGAAATCCGTATTCTAGCAGGAGCCTACAGCCGTGCCCTTTCTGGTACGCCGCAGGCTCAAAACCAAGAAAAAGCAGCCTACAATCTAGCTCAAGGCTACTTTAACCAGGCCCTCGGTCTTTGGTATGCTGGGGAGAAATTCTCACCAGAGGCTAAGGCGGATGTGGAAGCAAAGGTTGCCAAGATGATTGAGGTCTACAAATCTCGTTTGGAAACGGCTGACTGGTTGGCTCAGGAAACGCGTGACAAGGCCATTGTCAAACTCAATGTTATCAAGCCTTACATAGGCTATCCAGAAGCCTTGCCAGAGCGTTATTACAAGAAGCTTGTTGACCCAGGCAAGTCCTTGGTGGAAAATGCTATCGAACTAAACAAGATTGACATTGCTCATGGTTGGAGCAAGTGGAACAAGCCTGTGGACATGAAGGAATGGGGCATGCCAGCTCACATGGTCAATGCCTACTACAACCCACAGAAGAACTTGATTGTCTTCCCGGCGGCGATTTTGCAGGCGCCTTTCTACTCGCTGGAGCAGTCTTCATCAGCTAACTACGGCGGTATCGGTGCGGTTATTGCCCACGAGATTTCCCATGCCTTTGACTCAAACGGTGCTTCCTTCGATGAGCATGGTAGCCTTAATAACTGGTGGACAGAGGAAGACTATGCAGCTTTTGAAGCTCGTACCCAGCAGGTTATCGACCAGTTTGAAGGTCAGGATTCTTACGGTGCCAAAATCAATGGTAAGTTGACTGTGTCAGAAAACATTGCCGATCTTGGTGGGATTGCTGCAGCCTTAGAAGCAGCCAAGTCAGAAGATGACTTCTCCGCAGAAGAGTTCTTCACCAACTTTGCTCGCATCTGGCGAATGAAGGCCCGTCCTGAGTTCATGCAGATGTTGGCTAGTGTGGATGTTCATGCACCAGGTCACCTACGCACCAACATCCAGCTACCAAACTTCGACGAATTCCATGAAACCTTTGGCGTTCAAGAAGGCGACGGCATGTGGCGAGCAAAAGAAGACCGTGTGATTATTTGGTAA